The genomic region TTAGATAAACGCAACATCACTATGGGGATGCTCTACAATTGGACCAATGAGGGAGGTAGCTTCCTGATGAAAACCCCCGACAGCCTTGATGTAGTGGTTATTAAAGATAATTACAACGACCTCAGTGAGACTCAGAAAAAAGACCTTACAGAGGCTCAACAGAAAAAAGCGACTAAGGTGTTTGTAGGGCTTAACTTTGAGGCACAACTCAAAGCTTACGAAGTAGAAAAAGAGACAAAGGTAACTGCAGCTAAGGAGCTTAAACAAAAGGAATTAGATGCTAACCCCAATCTCATTGATGAGCAAAAGAAAGAAGCCCTCAAGAAGGTAGAAGAAGATGTGATTGCCTCTCTGGCAAGTGCTACTATCGAAACATTGCAAAAGCACACTAACGAAGTGCTGCAAATCGCAAAGGATAATAGCTTTGATGGTATTAGCATTGAGTTTACCGATGAAGTAGATATCCCCTTCTCTTCGGAAACATTTAGCAAGCTGCTCACTTCTGTGATAGCAGCTAAAGGCAATCTCCTGCTGATAGTTGAAAACCCTTATAGTTCCACTGATGCAGCTGTTGCTAAGCCTCTGAGTAGTGCCAATTGGATTGTTTATCACAAGAAAAACAATGAGCTACTGAAAAGCTTTACTGAGCAGGCAGCCAACTTCCCTAACAATCGTTATTTGCCTTCAACTGATTTTACTGAGGAAACGCTTGCCGATGGCTTCTCTGATAGTAAACGCTTTAGTCCTGATGGGAAAAATGGTCGTTACTCACGTCTTGATGATATCCTATATTGGACAGCATCCAATAGAGGTGGCATCGCACTCTATCACATAGAGAAAGATTATTACAACCTCTCAGGTAAAAGTACGTTTAAGAACTTGAGAGCACTTATTCATCAGTTACAACAACAAAAATAAATGTTATGAAACAGATAAAATATTTAATGGGTACATTCTTGGCACTTGCAGTGGCTTGTGCCCCCGAAGAAGATGTTCAAGGCGGAAGTAAGTTCGG from Capnocytophaga haemolytica harbors:
- a CDS encoding glycoside hydrolase family 18, encoding MKRLIILTTALLAMACTDREPIEIEAPQRTIHTEALKQYKANLDKRNITMGMLYNWTNEGGSFLMKTPDSLDVVVIKDNYNDLSETQKKDLTEAQQKKATKVFVGLNFEAQLKAYEVEKETKVTAAKELKQKELDANPNLIDEQKKEALKKVEEDVIASLASATIETLQKHTNEVLQIAKDNSFDGISIEFTDEVDIPFSSETFSKLLTSVIAAKGNLLLIVENPYSSTDAAVAKPLSSANWIVYHKKNNELLKSFTEQAANFPNNRYLPSTDFTEETLADGFSDSKRFSPDGKNGRYSRLDDILYWTASNRGGIALYHIEKDYYNLSGKSTFKNLRALIHQLQQQK